The window atacacacacaggcagtttTCATGCTTTCTAAACTGAAACTGAGCATCATCAGCTCACTATCAAAGACAAGCCAGCTTAACGTAAATAGTACAGAAGTGTTGTTTTTCTCAGACTGATTCATTTTCTAAAGTGAACTCACTCTCACACATACAATTATAGTAATTTATGCATTGTCTTTAATTATATAAACAAATCTGTTCTGTCTCTTTAAACTGCAATGGAGGGAAGGACAGGTAATTGCTTAAGtaacagcagaaacattttcaaagTCTATGGAAATAATTCTGAAGGGTGTTTCAACACATAGCtacaatgtttttatatatagtgtctttctttaGTGAATACCATATGAGAGAGATTATGACCTTATAATATTTATTCTTAACAGATTTAAACTACTGAAGATAGAAAATGGacttgaaaataacatttttgactgGAAAGTCAATTCTCCTTACAGTAAACCCATCAACTACCGTGAAAGAGTTAAAGCAGAAAATTGCACAACAGACAGAGTATACAGCTGAACGTCTGAAGCTTGCAGTTGTGAATGGACAGATGATTGAACTCGTATTGGATCACTTGAGTCTCACTCAGTACAAGGTGCAGTCTGGGAACACAGTGACAGTTCTCATCAGAGAGTCCATTCAGGTGTTTCTGAAGAATGACAAAGGCAAGCTAAACCCATATGAGATACAGCATGGTGAAACTGTCAAAGAGTTCAAACAAAAAGTACATCATAAAGAGGGGATCCCACCAAATCAGCAGAGACTCTTTTATGAAGACCAACTACTGGAAGACaacagaaaaatggaagaatatCGTATCAAAGTCAATGCCACCATTGTTCTCCGCCTTCAGCTTGTAGGAGGCTAACACTGTTCATAATACAAGCACTGATCAATGGATAACCTTGATGGGCTTACTGTTTTTGTACTGGACtatggggaaaaagaaaaatacaaatatctaAATACTGTTCAGTACTTTTGCtcacaatatatgaaaataataccTTATGTTTAAGAGACAAttataaattttgatttttttt of the Erpetoichthys calabaricus chromosome 2, fErpCal1.3, whole genome shotgun sequence genome contains:
- the LOC114645626 gene encoding polyubiquitin-like encodes the protein MDLKITFLTGKSILLTVNPSTTVKELKQKIAQQTEYTAERLKLAVVNGQMIELVLDHLSLTQYKVQSGNTVTVLIRESIQVFLKNDKGKLNPYEIQHGETVKEFKQKVHHKEGIPPNQQRLFYEDQLLEDNRKMEEYRIKVNATIVLRLQLVGG